The following proteins are co-located in the Clostridiales bacterium genome:
- a CDS encoding 4Fe-4S dicluster domain-containing protein, protein MPAFKLGKLVMRSLFKKPATLMYPVIPRQWQERTRGHIENQINDCIFCSICQKKCPTNAIVVDKANRSWTIERMQCIQCSCCVEVCPKKCLTNENTYTTPSTEKVVDTYIGAAPEPKPVPKAAPAEAKTEAAVKAAPAAEAKSAEETPKQEAKAE, encoded by the coding sequence ATGCCAGCATTTAAATTAGGTAAATTGGTTATGAGAAGCCTGTTCAAGAAGCCGGCCACTCTCATGTATCCTGTGATTCCGAGACAGTGGCAGGAGCGGACAAGAGGGCACATTGAAAATCAGATCAATGATTGTATCTTCTGCAGCATCTGTCAGAAGAAGTGCCCAACCAACGCCATCGTTGTTGACAAGGCAAACAGATCCTGGACCATTGAAAGAATGCAGTGCATCCAGTGCAGCTGCTGTGTTGAGGTTTGTCCCAAGAAGTGCTTGACGAACGAGAATACATACACGACGCCAAGCACAGAAAAAGTCGTGGACACCTATATCGGAGCAGCACCGGAACCAAAGCCTGTGCCAAAAGCAGCACCCGCTGAAGCAAAAACCGAAGCAGCAGTGAAAGCTGCACCGGCGGCAGAAGCAAAATCAGCTGAAGAAACGCCCAAACAGGAAGCAAAGGCAGAGTAA
- a CDS encoding NADH-quinone oxidoreductase subunit D has product MGKRTIIPFGPQHPVLPEPVHLDLVIEDEKVVEAIPSIGFIHRGLEKLVEKKEYTELVYVIERICGICSFGHGWGYCHTVEGLMGIEVPERAEYLRTIWHELSRIHSHLLWLGLLADGFGFESLFMHCWRLRESVLDLFEKTTGGRVIFSVCKVGGVRKDIDKETLNEMVKVLRAMEKELKELADTFIEDYSVKNRLVGVGYLSKEDAIDLCAVGPMARASGIRQDMRLTGNGIYDKLGFEPVVETAGDCYARTLVRIGEVYQSIGLIEKAVELIPEGDIAVPVKGNVPKGEYMARLEQPRGEAYYYSKGADSKFLERIRVRTPTNMNIPAMVKTLQGCDLADVPMLILTIDPCISCTER; this is encoded by the coding sequence ATGGGTAAAAGAACTATTATTCCTTTCGGACCGCAGCATCCCGTTCTCCCCGAGCCAGTGCATCTTGACCTGGTCATCGAAGACGAAAAGGTTGTGGAAGCAATTCCTTCCATTGGATTCATCCATAGAGGGCTGGAAAAGCTGGTTGAGAAAAAGGAATATACAGAATTAGTATATGTAATCGAAAGAATTTGCGGTATCTGCAGCTTCGGACACGGCTGGGGATATTGTCATACGGTAGAAGGTCTTATGGGAATTGAAGTTCCTGAAAGAGCTGAATACCTCAGAACCATCTGGCATGAGCTTTCCAGAATTCACAGTCATCTGCTGTGGCTGGGACTTCTTGCAGACGGCTTCGGATTTGAAAGCCTGTTTATGCACTGCTGGAGACTGAGAGAAAGTGTACTCGATCTCTTTGAAAAGACTACAGGCGGAAGAGTTATCTTCTCCGTTTGTAAGGTTGGCGGCGTCAGAAAAGACATCGACAAAGAGACTCTGAATGAAATGGTAAAAGTCCTCAGAGCGATGGAGAAAGAACTGAAAGAGCTTGCTGACACATTCATTGAGGATTATTCCGTAAAGAACAGACTGGTTGGAGTTGGGTACCTGTCCAAAGAAGATGCCATTGACCTTTGCGCTGTAGGACCTATGGCAAGAGCATCCGGTATCAGACAGGATATGCGTCTTACAGGGAACGGCATCTATGATAAGCTGGGCTTTGAGCCAGTGGTAGAGACTGCCGGAGACTGTTATGCAAGAACTCTTGTAAGAATTGGAGAGGTCTATCAGTCCATCGGTCTTATTGAGAAGGCTGTTGAGCTCATTCCGGAAGGCGACATCGCTGTTCCTGTTAAGGGTAATGTACCTAAGGGAGAGTATATGGCGAGACTGGAGCAGCCCAGAGGAGAAGCATATTATTATTCCAAGGGGGCAGATTCCAAGTTCCTGGAAAGAATCAGAGTTAGGACTCCCACCAACATGAATATTCCTGCCATGGTGAAAACCCTTCAGGGTTGTGATCTGGCGGACGTTCCCATGTTGATATTAACCATAGACCCCTGCATCAGTTGTACGGAAAGGTAG
- a CDS encoding NADH-quinone oxidoreductase subunit C yields MSELYKIQNFISIEPAQLIEKVQDFKSEGYRLGQACCTKVAEGFELTYSFDKDHVLTNLRLVIPEEVEIMSITGVYWAAFIYENEMQDLFGVKFKHMALNYGGHFFKVSQPTPWNPKD; encoded by the coding sequence ATGAGTGAGCTTTATAAGATTCAGAATTTCATTTCTATTGAGCCTGCCCAGCTGATAGAGAAGGTACAGGATTTCAAGAGCGAGGGATATCGTTTGGGCCAAGCCTGCTGCACAAAGGTTGCAGAAGGTTTTGAACTGACCTATTCCTTCGACAAGGATCATGTCCTGACCAATTTAAGACTCGTTATTCCGGAAGAAGTTGAAATCATGAGCATCACCGGCGTTTACTGGGCTGCATTCATCTATGAGAATGAAATGCAGGATCTGTTTGGCGTGAAGTTCAAGCATATGGCGCTCAATTATGGCGGCCACTTCTTCAAGGTTTCACAGCCGACGCCGTGGAACCCAAAAGACTGA
- a CDS encoding NADH-quinone oxidoreductase subunit B family protein, with amino-acid sequence MSYVTKSPWVIHYDGSSCNGCDIEVLACLTPMYDVERFGIINTGNPKHADIFLVTGSVNEQNISVVKQIYEQMPEPKVVVAIGICATSGGIFKECYNIMGGIDTVIPVDVYVPGCAARPEAIIDGVVKGLGVLAEKRAAMDKKPAAAAKAEIAADTKAAAKAEAQANSSEQKEAEATVAAIKEKEEA; translated from the coding sequence GTGTCATATGTAACGAAATCACCGTGGGTCATCCATTATGACGGATCGAGCTGCAACGGATGCGACATCGAAGTATTGGCATGCCTTACACCGATGTATGATGTTGAGCGTTTCGGTATTATCAATACCGGAAACCCGAAACATGCGGATATTTTCCTGGTAACAGGTTCTGTCAATGAGCAGAATATTAGTGTTGTAAAGCAGATCTATGAGCAGATGCCTGAGCCGAAGGTCGTTGTGGCCATCGGAATCTGTGCCACTTCCGGCGGTATCTTCAAGGAATGCTACAACATCATGGGCGGAATTGACACCGTTATTCCCGTGGACGTTTACGTTCCCGGCTGTGCGGCAAGACCGGAAGCCATCATTGACGGCGTTGTAAAGGGACTTGGCGTCTTGGCTGAAAAGCGTGCCGCCATGGATAAGAAACCAGCTGCAGCTGCAAAAGCAGAAATCGCTGCTGATACAAAAGCAGCGGCAAAAGCGGAAGCACAAGCAAACTCTTCTGAACAGAAAGAAGCAGAAGCAACCGTAGCAGCAATCAAAGAAAAGGAGGAGGCTTAA
- a CDS encoding NADH-quinone oxidoreductase subunit H, with translation MSVTVIISIVAYLILAPIAGGLLAGIDRKISARMQGRFGPPILQPFYDFFKLLEKEPITVNKVQDFYVMCFLIFIMITGCFFFAGGDLLLVIFTLTLASIFLVIAAFSSNSPYAQIGAERELLQMMAYEPMVLITAIGFYLVNNSFNISDIVNAPVMGIQYLPGIFLGFVFILTIKLRKSPFDLSMSHHGHQELVKGLTTEFSGKTMAVIEIAHWYENIFLLGFVYLFFVNTASWSPVLAVAVCLVTYFIEILIDNSYARMKWQIAINASWIVAITLGFVNLLVIYFVR, from the coding sequence ATGAGTGTTACTGTAATAATTAGCATCGTAGCATATTTGATTCTTGCGCCCATCGCCGGTGGTCTCCTTGCCGGAATCGACAGAAAGATTTCTGCAAGAATGCAGGGAAGATTCGGTCCTCCAATCCTCCAGCCGTTTTATGATTTCTTTAAGCTGCTGGAAAAGGAACCGATCACAGTAAATAAGGTGCAGGACTTCTATGTCATGTGCTTCCTAATTTTTATCATGATTACCGGATGCTTCTTCTTCGCGGGAGGAGATCTGCTGCTGGTCATCTTCACACTGACCCTGGCAAGCATTTTCCTGGTAATCGCAGCTTTTTCCTCCAATTCGCCTTATGCGCAGATTGGTGCCGAAAGAGAACTGCTTCAGATGATGGCTTACGAACCAATGGTACTGATTACAGCAATCGGGTTCTACCTCGTCAACAACAGCTTTAATATTTCTGATATTGTAAACGCTCCGGTAATGGGGATTCAATACCTGCCGGGTATATTTCTTGGCTTTGTGTTCATTCTAACTATTAAGCTCAGAAAATCACCTTTTGATTTGAGCATGTCCCACCACGGACATCAGGAGCTGGTAAAAGGATTGACCACAGAATTTTCAGGAAAGACCATGGCGGTGATTGAAATCGCTCACTGGTATGAGAACATTTTCCTTCTGGGATTTGTTTACCTGTTCTTTGTGAACACCGCTTCGTGGAGCCCTGTCCTGGCAGTAGCTGTCTGCCTTGTGACTTACTTCATTGAAATTTTAATCGATAACAGCTATGCAAGAATGAAGTGGCAGATTGCTATCAATGCTTCCTGGATCGTGGCTATCACGCTGGGATTTGTCAATCTGCTCGTCATTTACTTTGTGCGTTAA
- a CDS encoding APC family permease, with amino-acid sequence MSNVDKQTAALNVGEHGLKKHDIKTSTVVFMIFCLVAAGAYGIEEMVPAAGPGLTLVMLIVLPFVWGLPFGLVASELGSVRPQEGGYYKWVQEALGEFWGFQAGWWRTISIYIDNTLYVILAGGYIASQWNLSGVAEFFIKALIILIFTYINIRGVKDVGIVSSILAVLVIAAFVLVAICGFTNFSQNPFVPFTADGEIMGITGIAFSDWIAYIGAGIAVGMWMYSGYESMSTIAGEVENPQVIPKATLITVPLIMCVYIFPTIAGLGSMGDWENWGTEAGTVGYADVVTHFWGPAFGFFFVIVAVLAQCSIYNTYIASGSRGFFALADDHLAPPILVKCDKKHGVPYVSVLSVAIVNLILCNFAFAQVVIVDVFLLVSSYVMVYISALILRKRIPSSEYKFKIPGGYGFLCVLCIVPMIIAFISFFINGTDYFIGGMLGIVSGPVLYVIWKKLYGGLAKKDAVNYPVNPKTGLAVGDLKRIAGIFFGLAAVGAIALPWLHWFEGDWGPEYYLETYGSGFLSSFEGMLSGIQTAAVAFLIVGVICTIWAAKVEPKKSMK; translated from the coding sequence ATGAGCAATGTCGATAAGCAGACGGCGGCACTCAATGTCGGCGAACATGGCTTAAAAAAACATGACATTAAAACATCTACGGTTGTATTTATGATCTTCTGCCTTGTGGCAGCGGGAGCCTACGGAATCGAGGAAATGGTTCCTGCAGCAGGACCTGGTCTTACACTGGTGATGCTGATCGTACTTCCGTTTGTATGGGGCTTGCCTTTTGGTCTGGTGGCTTCGGAACTGGGTTCCGTAAGACCTCAGGAAGGCGGCTATTATAAATGGGTTCAGGAAGCACTTGGAGAATTCTGGGGCTTTCAGGCGGGTTGGTGGCGTACCATCTCAATTTATATTGACAATACGCTTTACGTTATCCTTGCAGGCGGATACATCGCATCCCAATGGAATTTAAGTGGTGTTGCGGAGTTTTTCATTAAGGCGCTCATTATCCTGATCTTTACATATATTAATATCAGAGGCGTCAAAGATGTTGGAATTGTCAGCAGTATTTTAGCTGTTCTGGTAATCGCAGCTTTTGTACTGGTTGCGATCTGTGGCTTTACAAACTTCAGCCAAAATCCTTTCGTTCCCTTTACCGCAGACGGCGAAATCATGGGAATTACCGGAATTGCGTTCAGTGATTGGATCGCATATATCGGGGCAGGAATTGCCGTGGGTATGTGGATGTACTCAGGCTATGAATCCATGTCAACCATTGCAGGAGAAGTTGAGAATCCGCAGGTTATTCCCAAAGCTACGCTGATTACTGTTCCGCTGATCATGTGCGTCTACATTTTCCCGACCATAGCTGGTCTTGGTTCGATGGGAGACTGGGAAAATTGGGGAACAGAAGCAGGCACCGTCGGCTATGCTGATGTTGTAACCCATTTCTGGGGTCCTGCTTTCGGATTCTTTTTCGTAATTGTTGCCGTATTGGCACAGTGCTCCATCTATAATACCTATATTGCATCAGGTTCCAGAGGCTTCTTCGCTTTGGCAGACGACCATCTGGCTCCTCCTATTTTAGTAAAATGTGATAAGAAGCATGGGGTTCCATATGTTTCGGTATTATCCGTTGCGATTGTGAATTTAATTCTGTGCAATTTTGCTTTTGCGCAGGTTGTTATTGTTGATGTATTCCTGTTAGTTTCCTCTTATGTCATGGTGTATATCTCTGCACTGATCTTGAGAAAAAGAATTCCCAGCAGCGAGTACAAATTTAAGATTCCAGGAGGATACGGTTTCCTGTGCGTGCTTTGTATCGTTCCGATGATCATTGCTTTCATCTCCTTCTTTATCAACGGTACCGATTACTTTATCGGCGGTATGCTTGGCATTGTGTCCGGACCGGTGCTTTATGTAATCTGGAAGAAGCTGTATGGCGGTCTTGCCAAAAAGGATGCAGTGAATTATCCTGTCAATCCAAAGACTGGCCTGGCAGTTGGCGACCTCAAAAGAATTGCAGGAATCTTCTTTGGTCTTGCAGCTGTAGGAGCCATTGCACTTCCATGGCTCCATTGGTTTGAGGGAGACTGGGGTCCTGAATATTACCTTGAGACCTACGGGTCAGGCTTCCTTTCCAGCTTTGAGGGAATGCTTTCCGGAATTCAGACTGCAGCTGTTGCATTTTTGATTGTGGGAGTAATCTGCACCATTTGGGCGGCTAAGGTAGAACCGAAAAAAAGTATGAAATGA